The Candidatus Flexicrinis affinis genome has a segment encoding these proteins:
- a CDS encoding GNAT family N-acetyltransferase: MSWFSTIHTPRLTIREYAEGDAEDREALMREAFESDYTLEQHRGWLDWTIASYREHGAMSQAPYGDYVVALRDTGEVVGSVGLVPAGVPWAVLPAFRLPGEPYHTLVSAEYGLFWATRSAWRGHGIAVEAARAFMYEFLFGVMRVRRVIATTDRDNLPSQRVMHKLGMTVYENPDPEPFWFQVIGVLTHPELSGLQG; the protein is encoded by the coding sequence ATGTCGTGGTTTTCGACGATCCATACGCCGCGCCTGACCATCCGCGAATACGCCGAGGGCGACGCGGAAGACCGCGAGGCGCTCATGCGCGAGGCGTTCGAGAGCGACTATACGCTCGAACAACACCGTGGCTGGCTCGACTGGACGATCGCGAGCTACCGCGAGCACGGGGCGATGTCGCAAGCGCCATACGGAGACTATGTCGTCGCGCTGCGTGACACGGGCGAGGTCGTCGGGTCAGTCGGGCTGGTGCCGGCAGGCGTGCCGTGGGCGGTACTGCCGGCGTTTCGGCTTCCCGGTGAACCCTACCACACACTCGTCAGCGCAGAGTACGGCTTGTTCTGGGCGACTCGCAGCGCATGGCGCGGTCACGGAATCGCCGTTGAGGCCGCGCGAGCCTTCATGTACGAGTTTCTGTTCGGCGTTATGCGCGTTCGCCGCGTGATCGCAACGACCGACCGCGATAACTTGCCCAGCCAGCGCGTGATGCACAAATTGGGGATGACGGTGTACGAGAACCCCGACCCTGAGCCGTTTTGGTTTCAGGTCATCGGTGTACTGACCCACCCGGAGTTGAGTGGGCTGCAGGGCTAA
- a CDS encoding PPC domain-containing protein, giving the protein MNRVRLLLIAALILAVAAVSLAQPLPLTVTPPAGPVGTNHDVVATGLEPNAGYRLEVVLRDTGANVFTTDLISDSNGQVTISLLTEPSDTVGVYDLTLFEGDVPVRTGTITITAPFEPPSGTTLSYGDVVEGSLAVGQAESIYLFDGAEGDIVSIILRSSDFDAFVWLYGPDGAQLRYNDNGLPPTSDAALLTYALPSTGRYTIVATSREAAEGSGSAGRGAFTLSLTAAREAQEGAIAPGETISGELGLLAQRAQYTFSGRAGDVITVDLRSEAFDSYLRLFTSDGEQLAQDDDSGGGLNARISRFVLPSDGEYVIVVDGFRGFTGERRLQGVYTVSLEIEGQGPVIVQATPQPSTPTPVPAIAGAVGEIDYGETAVGELTEQAQTGTFRFNGTAGDRVTITLNSSAFDPKVRLIAPDGTVLAEDDDSGPDLNSLISEFTLPRDGEYVIEVDGFRGASGDRVLLGEFSLSLTAAGAVATAPTQAPESTPAPQAGGAIAAGQTVTGEFTESAQTAVYEFTGRAGDTVTIDLRSDEIDPLVRLIGPDGTVVAEDDDSGGGVQARISDFTLPADGTYTIEVDAFRGIDSNRLILGAFELALSVVEAPVVQAPTATPEPATPEPTAPPDGATPTAPSTTVIPARAGEVTTINPGDAIALTFEGGEGEVFEFSFRGSAGDVASFNVLSDGAIDTAMEIQADDGFAVASDDDSGPAADPELLGVELPAYGGYRLIVRPVAPGATGTATLNFISYVGTAIGEGGISVSLNDKFGPQSLRFTGRAGETVRLVVTSVSQVGGEPEIVVSQGANTLASQVIGRNLRLTFEFITPTDGRVDVKVLREAGAYGELQISLERVVEEEEAPTETE; this is encoded by the coding sequence ATGAATCGGGTACGCCTACTCCTCATCGCCGCCTTGATATTGGCCGTGGCGGCAGTGAGCCTTGCACAACCCCTACCTCTGACCGTCACACCGCCCGCCGGGCCGGTGGGCACCAACCATGACGTCGTGGCGACCGGTCTCGAACCCAACGCCGGCTATCGACTCGAGGTCGTCCTGCGCGACACCGGCGCGAATGTGTTCACGACCGACCTCATTTCAGATTCGAACGGACAAGTCACCATCAGCCTGCTGACCGAGCCCAGCGACACGGTCGGCGTGTACGACCTGACATTGTTCGAAGGCGACGTTCCGGTGCGTACCGGCACGATCACGATTACCGCCCCGTTCGAGCCGCCATCGGGCACGACATTATCCTACGGTGACGTGGTTGAGGGTTCGCTGGCCGTCGGTCAGGCGGAGTCGATCTACCTGTTTGACGGCGCTGAAGGCGACATCGTCAGTATCATACTGCGCTCGTCGGACTTCGACGCGTTCGTATGGCTGTACGGTCCTGACGGTGCACAACTCCGCTACAACGATAACGGCCTGCCGCCGACGAGCGACGCCGCACTGCTGACCTACGCATTGCCGTCCACGGGGCGATACACAATCGTGGCTACCAGCAGAGAGGCCGCCGAGGGCAGCGGAAGCGCCGGCCGCGGAGCTTTCACACTGTCGCTTACGGCCGCGCGCGAGGCGCAGGAAGGCGCGATCGCACCCGGCGAGACGATTTCCGGCGAGCTGGGGCTGTTGGCCCAACGCGCGCAGTACACGTTTAGCGGTCGCGCCGGCGACGTAATCACGGTCGACCTGCGCTCGGAAGCGTTCGACAGTTACCTGCGCCTGTTCACGTCCGACGGTGAACAGCTCGCGCAGGATGATGACAGCGGTGGCGGCCTGAACGCGCGCATCAGCCGCTTTGTATTGCCGTCCGACGGCGAATACGTCATCGTGGTCGACGGCTTCCGCGGGTTCACCGGCGAGCGCCGTCTGCAAGGCGTTTATACCGTTTCGCTTGAGATCGAAGGGCAGGGCCCGGTTATCGTGCAAGCGACCCCGCAGCCCTCCACCCCGACGCCTGTCCCGGCGATTGCCGGCGCGGTCGGCGAGATCGACTATGGCGAGACAGCCGTCGGCGAACTGACCGAACAGGCCCAGACCGGCACATTCCGTTTCAACGGCACGGCCGGCGACCGCGTGACGATCACGCTCAACTCGAGTGCCTTCGATCCGAAGGTGCGGCTGATCGCGCCTGATGGCACAGTGCTGGCCGAAGACGACGACAGCGGCCCCGACCTTAATTCGCTGATTAGCGAGTTCACCCTCCCGCGCGATGGCGAGTACGTGATCGAGGTCGACGGGTTCCGCGGCGCTTCCGGCGACCGCGTCCTGCTCGGCGAGTTTTCGCTCAGCCTCACGGCAGCCGGCGCGGTGGCGACCGCCCCGACGCAGGCGCCCGAGTCGACACCTGCCCCGCAAGCCGGCGGCGCGATCGCTGCCGGCCAGACCGTGACCGGCGAGTTTACCGAATCCGCCCAGACGGCAGTCTATGAGTTCACTGGCCGTGCCGGGGACACGGTCACGATCGACCTGCGCTCGGACGAGATCGACCCGCTCGTGCGGTTGATCGGGCCGGACGGCACGGTGGTTGCCGAGGACGACGACAGCGGCGGCGGTGTGCAGGCGCGCATCAGCGACTTCACGCTGCCGGCCGATGGCACGTACACCATCGAGGTCGACGCCTTCCGCGGCATCGACAGCAACCGGCTGATCCTCGGCGCGTTCGAGCTGGCGCTCTCCGTCGTCGAAGCGCCAGTCGTGCAAGCGCCGACTGCAACGCCTGAACCGGCCACGCCGGAGCCGACCGCACCGCCCGACGGCGCCACGCCGACCGCACCTTCGACCACGGTTATTCCGGCCCGGGCTGGAGAGGTCACGACCATCAACCCCGGCGATGCCATCGCACTGACGTTTGAGGGCGGCGAAGGCGAAGTGTTCGAATTCAGCTTCCGCGGCAGTGCAGGTGATGTCGCCAGCTTCAACGTGCTCAGCGACGGTGCGATCGACACCGCGATGGAGATCCAGGCCGACGACGGCTTTGCGGTCGCCAGCGACGACGACAGCGGTCCAGCCGCCGATCCCGAACTGCTCGGTGTCGAGCTTCCCGCCTACGGTGGGTATCGATTGATCGTCCGTCCGGTCGCTCCCGGCGCCACCGGCACCGCCACGCTCAACTTCATCAGCTACGTCGGGACGGCGATCGGCGAAGGCGGCATCAGCGTCAGCCTGAACGACAAATTCGGCCCGCAGTCGCTGCGCTTTACGGGCCGCGCCGGAGAGACGGTTCGCCTCGTGGTCACGAGCGTGTCGCAGGTCGGCGGCGAGCCGGAAATCGTCGTATCTCAGGGTGCCAATACCCTCGCCAGTCAGGTGATCGGCCGCAATCTACGCCTGACGTTCGAGTTCATCACGCCGACCGACGGTCGCGTCGACGTCAAGGTGCTGCGCGAGGCCGGCGCCTATGGCGAACTGCAGATCTCGCTGGAGCGTGTAGTCGAAGAGGAAGAGGCGCCCACTGAGACCGAATAA
- a CDS encoding NAD(P)-binding protein produces MPIKLPHAVIIGAGVSGLAAAHALRERNYIRITTIELNSKWGGSLRGARLIGGIVVDFGRVGTLDDPNDELWDEIGLEDELIPIDMHEPGDWVMFRHSQASVVRALKPQLEELLLLRSAVTSIGEFDANARAHGFPRFCLCLENGTVLEADAVIIAVPAPRAERILRSLSPAAAAQLVNYRFDSILRVNIVHYTQDIDRDLRGMRVGGKPITYVVRVDHPIRVPDGMTWHQFGLRYDPTAGDPEWENRGISEQIATLFDLRVAPKIRPHLFAWPFDEPLEWRDAGFAARMEALHRALPDGVAVAGSDYVVTDKRPTIADRIRSGFAAADRVYPALI; encoded by the coding sequence ATGCCCATTAAGCTGCCTCATGCCGTCATCATCGGCGCGGGGGTGTCGGGACTTGCCGCCGCCCACGCGCTCAGGGAGCGGAACTACATCCGGATAACCACCATCGAGCTGAATTCGAAGTGGGGCGGATCGCTGCGGGGCGCACGCTTGATTGGCGGGATCGTTGTGGATTTCGGTCGGGTGGGAACACTAGACGACCCTAATGACGAGTTGTGGGATGAGATCGGCCTCGAGGATGAGCTGATCCCGATCGACATGCATGAACCCGGCGACTGGGTGATGTTCCGGCACAGTCAGGCCTCGGTCGTGAGGGCGCTAAAGCCGCAGCTCGAGGAGCTTCTGCTGCTGAGATCTGCTGTGACCTCGATCGGCGAGTTTGACGCGAACGCCCGCGCACATGGATTTCCGCGCTTCTGCTTGTGCTTGGAAAACGGAACGGTGCTGGAAGCCGACGCGGTTATCATCGCTGTGCCGGCGCCGCGCGCAGAACGAATTCTACGCAGTCTCAGCCCCGCAGCGGCGGCGCAGCTTGTCAACTACCGCTTCGATTCGATCCTGCGTGTAAACATCGTCCATTACACGCAGGACATAGACCGCGATCTACGCGGCATGCGAGTCGGAGGAAAACCGATCACGTACGTCGTCCGCGTCGATCATCCGATCCGCGTTCCGGATGGCATGACCTGGCATCAGTTCGGGCTGCGCTATGACCCGACAGCAGGCGATCCCGAATGGGAAAATCGCGGAATCTCCGAGCAAATAGCCACTTTATTCGACCTGCGCGTCGCGCCAAAAATCCGCCCCCATCTCTTCGCGTGGCCGTTTGATGAACCACTGGAATGGCGGGATGCGGGATTCGCCGCGCGCATGGAGGCGCTGCACCGTGCCCTGCCTGACGGCGTCGCCGTCGCCGGCAGCGACTACGTCGTCACCGATAAGCGACCGACGATTGCCGATCGCATTCGGTCGGGCTTCGCTGCCGCCGACCGCGTCTATCCGGCACTGATTTAG
- a CDS encoding methionine adenosyltransferase — translation MTSPSFMYTSESVSEGHPDKLCDQVSDAVLDAILTQDPNARVACECATTTGLVVVMGEITTTAYVDIEKIVRQTVREIGYLGSDAGGFDAETCGVMVAIHEQSPDIAQGVNQALEARENRMTDAEIEAIGAGDQGMMFGFACDETPELMPLTASLSHKLVRRLAEARKSGEISWLRPDAKSQVTVEYAHGKPKRVDTIVISTQHAKNVDQRTIKEVVTRDIIRHVVPEHLIDQDTRIFINPTGRFVVGGPQGDAGLTGRKIIVDTYGGVARHGGGAFSGKDSTKVDRSAAYMARYIAKNVVAAGLASRFELQVSYAIGVSHPTSLAVETFGTGVVPDDVIIDLIRKHFDMRPAAIIRDLSLRQPIYRQVAAYGHFGREDLDVPWEKTDRAAALRAAAGLE, via the coding sequence ATGACGTCGCCGAGCTTCATGTATACGTCGGAGTCGGTGTCGGAAGGTCACCCGGACAAGCTGTGCGATCAGGTGTCCGATGCGGTGCTGGACGCGATCCTGACGCAGGATCCCAACGCCCGTGTGGCGTGTGAATGCGCGACGACCACCGGCCTCGTCGTCGTCATGGGCGAGATCACGACGACGGCCTACGTCGACATCGAGAAGATCGTGCGGCAAACCGTGCGCGAGATCGGCTACCTCGGGTCGGACGCCGGCGGTTTCGATGCCGAGACGTGCGGCGTGATGGTCGCCATTCACGAGCAGTCCCCAGACATCGCGCAGGGTGTTAATCAGGCGCTGGAAGCGCGCGAAAACCGCATGACCGATGCCGAAATCGAGGCGATCGGCGCGGGCGATCAGGGCATGATGTTCGGCTTTGCGTGTGACGAGACCCCGGAACTCATGCCGCTGACAGCCAGCCTGTCGCACAAGCTGGTGCGCCGCTTGGCCGAGGCCCGCAAGTCCGGCGAGATTTCGTGGCTGCGCCCGGACGCCAAGAGCCAGGTGACGGTCGAATACGCACACGGCAAGCCCAAGCGCGTCGACACCATCGTAATCAGCACGCAGCACGCGAAGAACGTTGACCAGCGCACGATCAAGGAAGTCGTCACGCGCGACATCATTCGCCACGTCGTGCCTGAGCACTTGATCGATCAGGATACGCGCATCTTCATCAACCCGACCGGCCGTTTCGTGGTCGGCGGGCCGCAGGGCGATGCGGGCCTGACCGGTCGCAAGATCATCGTCGACACCTACGGTGGTGTGGCCCGTCACGGCGGCGGTGCGTTCAGCGGCAAGGACTCGACCAAGGTTGACCGCAGCGCGGCGTACATGGCCCGCTACATTGCGAAGAACGTCGTCGCGGCCGGGCTGGCATCGCGCTTCGAGCTGCAGGTGAGCTACGCGATCGGTGTGTCACACCCGACGTCGCTGGCGGTCGAGACGTTCGGCACCGGCGTGGTGCCGGATGACGTCATCATCGACCTGATCCGCAAGCACTTCGACATGCGCCCGGCAGCGATCATCCGCGACCTGTCACTGCGCCAGCCGATCTACCGGCAGGTGGCGGCCTACGGGCACTTCGGCCGGGAAGACCTCGATGTGCCGTGGGAGAAGACCGACCGCGCCGCTGCGCTGCGGGCTGCTGCGGGCCTCGAGTAG